One region of Mycolicibacterium insubricum genomic DNA includes:
- the treZ gene encoding malto-oligosyltrehalose trehalohydrolase produces the protein MAEQEFAVWAPRPERVRVEVDGVAHPMRRDEDNWWRATVEAGDGSRYGFLLDDDPTLLPDPRSRRQPDGVHAASALWQPPASGWSGEARRSGREAPAEPRGSRGHPHETETGWAGRHLEGAVIYELHIGTFTPGGTLDSAIDRLDHLVNLGVDFVELMPVNAFAGSHGWGYDGVLWYAVHEPYGGPDALMRFIRGAHARGLGVLLDVVFNHLGPSGNYLPRFGPYLSAASNPWGDGINIADADSDEVRRYIIDCALGWLRDFGADGLRLDAVHALVDTTAVHILEELAAETDALAGQLGRPLTLIAESDRNDPRFITPRADGGYGLTAQWDDDIHHALHTAVSGERHGYYGDFGSLATLAETLKNGYFHAGSYSSFRRRRHGRPLDTAAIPGHRLLAYTCTHDQVGNRAAGDRPSGYLSEGQLALSAALALLSPFTALLFMGEEWAASTPFQFFSSHPEPELAEATRVGRRAEFAEHGWDAEEIPDPQDERTFADSKLDWTELGSGSHARLLDCYRELIALRRSEEDLADFRLDHLRVDFDEDARWLVMHRGSLAIAGNFGPDPVAVPVTGEIVYAWGDPQVGEGATVLAGESFAVLRTPSQ, from the coding sequence ATGGCTGAGCAGGAGTTCGCCGTCTGGGCGCCGCGGCCCGAGCGGGTACGCGTCGAGGTCGACGGGGTCGCCCACCCGATGCGCCGCGATGAGGACAACTGGTGGCGCGCGACGGTCGAGGCGGGCGACGGCAGCCGGTACGGCTTCCTGCTCGACGACGACCCGACGTTGCTGCCGGATCCGCGGTCGCGGCGCCAGCCCGACGGCGTGCACGCCGCCTCGGCGCTGTGGCAGCCACCGGCTTCCGGGTGGTCCGGCGAGGCTCGGCGGAGCGGTCGCGAAGCGCCGGCGGAGCCGAGGGGAAGCCGGGGTCACCCGCATGAGACGGAGACCGGCTGGGCCGGCCGCCACCTCGAGGGCGCGGTGATCTACGAGTTGCACATCGGCACGTTCACGCCCGGCGGGACGCTGGACTCGGCCATCGACCGGCTGGATCACCTGGTGAATCTCGGGGTCGATTTCGTCGAGCTGATGCCGGTCAACGCGTTCGCCGGCAGCCACGGCTGGGGGTACGACGGGGTGTTGTGGTACGCCGTGCACGAACCCTACGGCGGCCCCGATGCACTGATGCGGTTCATCCGCGGTGCCCATGCCCGCGGTCTCGGGGTGCTGCTGGACGTGGTGTTCAACCACCTGGGCCCGTCGGGCAACTACCTGCCGCGGTTCGGTCCGTACCTGTCGGCGGCCAGCAACCCGTGGGGCGACGGGATCAACATCGCCGACGCCGATTCCGACGAGGTGCGCCGCTACATCATCGACTGTGCACTGGGCTGGCTGCGGGACTTCGGCGCCGACGGGTTGCGGCTGGATGCGGTGCACGCGCTGGTGGACACCACCGCGGTACACATCCTGGAGGAGCTGGCGGCCGAAACCGATGCGCTGGCAGGGCAGTTGGGCCGTCCACTGACGTTGATCGCCGAAAGCGACCGCAACGACCCGCGATTCATCACCCCGCGCGCCGACGGCGGCTACGGACTGACCGCGCAGTGGGACGACGACATCCACCACGCGCTGCACACCGCGGTCTCCGGCGAACGCCACGGCTACTACGGCGATTTCGGTTCACTGGCCACCCTGGCGGAGACCTTGAAGAACGGTTACTTCCATGCCGGAAGCTACTCGTCGTTCCGCCGGCGCCGGCACGGCCGGCCGCTGGACACCGCCGCGATTCCGGGGCATCGGCTGCTGGCCTACACCTGCACGCACGACCAGGTCGGCAATCGGGCGGCCGGTGACCGGCCGAGTGGATACCTGAGCGAGGGGCAGCTGGCACTCAGTGCGGCGCTGGCACTGTTGAGCCCGTTCACCGCGCTGCTGTTCATGGGTGAGGAATGGGCCGCGTCGACCCCGTTTCAGTTTTTCTCCTCGCATCCGGAGCCGGAGCTGGCCGAGGCCACCCGGGTCGGGCGCCGCGCGGAGTTCGCCGAGCACGGTTGGGACGCCGAGGAGATCCCCGACCCGCAGGATGAGCGCACCTTCGCCGACTCGAAACTGGACTGGACGGAGCTGGGATCGGGGTCGCATGCCCGGCTGCTCGACTGCTACCGGGAGCTGATCGCACTGCGCCGCTCCGAGGAGGATCTGGCGGACTTCCGGCTCGATCACCTGCGGGTCGACTTCGACGAGGACGCCCGCTGGCTGGTGATGCACCGGGGTTCGCTGGCGATCGCCGGCAATTTCGGCCCGGATCCGGTGGCGGTGCCGGTGACCGGGGAGATCGTTTATGCCTGGGGAGATCCCCAGGTCGGCGAGGGTGCGACGGTGCTGGCCGGCGAGTCGTTCGCGGTACTGAGAACACCGTCACAGTAA
- the treY gene encoding malto-oligosyltrehalose synthase yields MAFPVLSTYRLQLRPGFGFDEATDLLDYFADLGISHLYLSPILTAAPGSEHGYDVTDPTSVSSALGGPEGLARLSSAARDRGIGLIVDIVPNHLGVALPQYNPWWSDVLAHGRSSRFARFFDIDWALDEGRIVLPVLGSEDDLAGLRIDGDRLRLWDKAFPIAAGTGGGDPVEVLARQHYRLVDWRTGACGYRRFFSITDLAGLRQEDPEVFETSHAEVRRWFDEGLVDGLRIDHPDGLADPAGYLHRLRGLVGPDAYLVVEKILAADEALEPTLAVQGSTGYDALREIGGVLVDPAGEPALTALAGAAGFDRTRVAATVTELKCSAATETLPAELSRLRRCVIAAVGHDHELLAEAIVALVSRIPVYRCDYHGLSAMLGRVIAEVVLARPELADPLLLVSAAVQQPEPAARLQQLCGAVTAKAVEDCLFYRDPVLVSGNEVGCSPGGFAVSAAEFHRAAAQRSRYWPSSMTTLTTHDTKRGEDVRARISVLSQVPDVWADQVAAWEEVASSPDPMTGLFLWQNIFGVWPEDGNVDDELRSRLHAYAEKAIRESGLHTSWTDPDTEFEAAVHAWIDAVCAGPVADGLSMLVAQLSPHARDNALAQELLALTVPGVPDVYQGTELWEDSLVDPDNRRPVDFAARRAALADGHPKLDVVTAALRLRCRRPASLLSGEYRPLIADGPRAAHLVSFARGDDVVVAVSRWTVALAQTGWENTTLELPPGRWADLVGGGAVSGRVPLAVLFDAAAVALLERADG; encoded by the coding sequence ATGGCGTTCCCGGTGTTGTCGACCTACCGTCTGCAACTGCGGCCCGGCTTCGGATTCGACGAGGCCACCGACCTGCTGGACTACTTCGCCGACCTCGGGATCTCACACCTGTACCTGTCGCCGATCCTGACTGCGGCACCCGGCTCCGAGCACGGCTACGACGTCACCGATCCCACCAGCGTGTCGTCGGCGCTCGGCGGCCCGGAGGGGCTGGCGCGACTCTCGTCGGCTGCGCGCGACCGGGGTATCGGGCTGATCGTCGACATTGTGCCCAATCACCTGGGTGTGGCACTGCCGCAGTACAACCCGTGGTGGTCCGACGTTCTCGCCCACGGCCGGTCGTCGCGGTTCGCCCGGTTCTTCGACATCGACTGGGCCCTGGATGAGGGCCGGATCGTGCTGCCGGTGCTGGGATCCGAGGATGATCTGGCCGGGCTGAGAATCGACGGCGATCGCCTCCGGTTGTGGGACAAGGCCTTTCCGATCGCCGCGGGTACCGGGGGTGGCGATCCGGTGGAGGTGCTCGCCCGACAGCATTACCGGCTGGTCGACTGGCGCACCGGGGCATGCGGCTATCGCCGGTTCTTCTCCATCACCGATCTGGCCGGGCTGCGCCAGGAGGATCCGGAGGTGTTCGAGACCAGCCACGCCGAGGTGCGCCGCTGGTTCGACGAGGGGCTGGTGGACGGGCTGCGCATCGATCATCCCGACGGACTGGCCGATCCGGCCGGGTATCTGCACCGGCTGCGCGGGCTGGTCGGCCCGGACGCCTACCTGGTGGTCGAGAAGATCCTGGCCGCCGACGAGGCGCTGGAGCCGACGCTGGCAGTCCAGGGCAGCACCGGCTACGACGCGCTGCGGGAGATCGGTGGCGTACTCGTCGATCCCGCGGGCGAGCCGGCGCTGACCGCGCTGGCCGGCGCCGCCGGATTCGATCGGACCCGGGTAGCGGCGACGGTCACCGAGCTCAAGTGCTCGGCTGCGACCGAAACGCTGCCGGCGGAGCTGTCGCGGCTGCGCCGGTGCGTGATCGCCGCCGTCGGCCACGATCACGAGCTGCTGGCCGAGGCGATCGTCGCGCTGGTCTCCCGGATCCCGGTGTACCGCTGCGACTACCACGGGCTCTCGGCGATGCTGGGCCGGGTGATCGCCGAGGTGGTCCTCGCCCGGCCGGAGCTGGCCGACCCGCTGCTGTTGGTGTCGGCGGCGGTGCAGCAGCCGGAGCCGGCCGCCCGGCTGCAGCAGCTGTGCGGCGCGGTGACGGCGAAGGCGGTCGAGGACTGCCTGTTTTACCGCGACCCGGTGCTGGTGTCGGGCAACGAAGTCGGTTGCAGTCCGGGCGGATTCGCCGTCAGCGCCGCGGAGTTCCACCGCGCCGCGGCGCAGCGCAGCCGGTACTGGCCATCGTCGATGACGACGCTGACCACGCACGACACCAAGCGCGGCGAGGACGTGCGCGCCCGGATCTCGGTGCTGTCGCAAGTTCCCGACGTCTGGGCCGACCAGGTGGCGGCATGGGAGGAAGTGGCCTCCTCCCCCGATCCGATGACCGGTTTGTTCCTGTGGCAGAACATCTTCGGGGTGTGGCCGGAAGACGGCAACGTCGACGACGAGCTGCGGTCCCGGCTGCACGCCTACGCCGAGAAGGCGATCCGGGAGTCCGGTCTGCACACCAGTTGGACCGATCCGGATACCGAGTTCGAGGCGGCCGTGCACGCCTGGATCGACGCGGTGTGCGCTGGACCGGTTGCCGACGGGCTGAGCATGCTGGTGGCTCAGCTGTCCCCGCACGCCCGCGACAACGCGCTGGCACAGGAGCTACTGGCCCTCACCGTTCCCGGCGTGCCGGACGTCTATCAGGGCACCGAGCTGTGGGAGGACAGTCTGGTCGATCCGGACAACCGGCGGCCGGTCGACTTCGCCGCCCGCCGCGCCGCGCTGGCCGACGGCCACCCGAAGCTCGACGTGGTGACCGCGGCGCTGCGGTTACGGTGCCGCCGTCCGGCGTCGTTGCTGTCCGGCGAGTACCGTCCGCTGATCGCCGACGGGCCCCGCGCGGCGCACCTGGTGTCGTTTGCCCGGGGTGACGACGTCGTCGTCGCGGTGTCCCGGTGGACCGTCGCCCTGGCGCAGACCGGCTGGGAGAACACCACATTGGAGTTGCCTCCGGGGCGCTGGGCCGATCTGGTCGGGGGTGGCGCGGTGTCCGGGCGGGTGCCGCTGGCGGTGCTGTTCGACGCTGCAGCCGTGGCGCTGTTGGAGCGCGCCGATGGCTGA
- the glgX gene encoding glycogen debranching protein GlgX, which translates to MWPGSPYPLGATFDGAGTNFALFSEVAEKVELALLHHDDTETRITLDEVDGHVWHAYLPGVAPGQRYGFRVHGPWDPSAGQRCDPSKLLLDPYGKSFHGDFSFGQALYSYDLNAEDLATGGVPPGVDSAGHTMSSVVINPYFAWDNDRAPRIPYHETIIYEAHVKGMTLTHPGVPDAIRGTYAALAHPVIIDHLKSLNVTALELMPCHQFLHDHRLLDLGLRNYWGYNTVGFFAPHYQYAATRHAGGAVAEFKLMVKGLHEAGIEVILDVVYNHTAEGDHLGPTINFRGIDNAAYYRLDEDQRLYKDYTGTGNSLNARNPHTLQLIMDSLRYWVTEMHVDGFRFDLASTLARELHDVDRLSAFFDLVQQDPVVSRVKLIAEPWDVGEGGYQVGNFPGLWTEWNGKYRDTVRDYWRGEPATLGEFASRLTGSSDLYEATGRRPSASINFVTAHDGFTMSDLVSYNEKHNLANGEDNRDGESHNRSWNCGVEGPTDDPRILELRGRQMRAMMATLMVSQGTPMISHGDEIGRTQLGNNNTYCQDSPLSWMDWSMRDTNADLLAFVRRATELRRNHPVFRRRRFFNGKPVHTADEIGDIAWLTRDGLEMTDGDWYSGFKSVTVFLNGAAIREPSHLGERVVDDSFLLCFNAHLAAIPVAMPDESYARQWTAALDTSAPDGFSDRMLGAGETFTLPGRSVLVWRKTG; encoded by the coding sequence ATGTGGCCCGGGTCGCCCTATCCCCTGGGTGCGACGTTCGACGGGGCCGGCACCAACTTCGCGCTGTTCTCCGAGGTGGCCGAAAAGGTCGAGTTGGCGCTGCTGCACCACGACGACACCGAAACCCGCATCACCCTCGACGAGGTCGACGGCCACGTCTGGCACGCGTACCTGCCGGGGGTGGCGCCCGGGCAGCGGTACGGATTCCGGGTGCACGGCCCGTGGGATCCGAGCGCCGGCCAGCGTTGCGACCCGTCGAAACTGCTGTTGGATCCGTACGGCAAGTCCTTCCACGGCGACTTCAGCTTCGGCCAGGCGCTGTATTCCTACGACCTGAACGCCGAGGATCTTGCGACCGGCGGGGTGCCGCCCGGGGTGGACTCGGCCGGGCACACGATGTCCTCGGTGGTGATCAACCCGTACTTCGCCTGGGACAACGACCGGGCACCGCGGATCCCGTACCACGAGACGATCATCTACGAGGCGCACGTCAAGGGCATGACCCTGACCCACCCCGGCGTCCCGGACGCCATCCGCGGCACCTATGCCGCGCTGGCGCATCCGGTCATCATCGACCACCTCAAGTCGCTGAATGTGACCGCGCTCGAGCTGATGCCGTGCCATCAGTTCCTGCACGACCACCGGCTGTTGGACCTGGGATTGCGAAACTACTGGGGCTACAACACCGTTGGCTTCTTCGCTCCGCACTATCAGTACGCCGCGACCCGCCACGCCGGCGGCGCCGTGGCCGAGTTCAAGTTGATGGTCAAGGGCCTGCACGAGGCGGGCATCGAGGTGATCCTCGACGTCGTCTACAACCACACCGCCGAGGGCGACCACCTGGGACCGACGATCAACTTCCGCGGCATCGACAACGCCGCCTACTACCGGCTCGATGAGGACCAGCGGCTGTACAAGGACTACACCGGTACCGGTAACAGTCTCAACGCCCGCAACCCGCACACCCTGCAGCTGATCATGGACTCACTGCGGTACTGGGTGACCGAGATGCACGTCGACGGGTTCCGGTTCGACCTGGCCTCCACGCTGGCTCGCGAGCTGCACGACGTCGACCGGCTGTCCGCGTTCTTCGACCTGGTGCAGCAGGATCCGGTAGTCAGCCGGGTCAAGCTGATCGCCGAGCCGTGGGACGTCGGCGAGGGCGGCTATCAGGTCGGCAACTTCCCCGGACTGTGGACCGAGTGGAACGGCAAGTACCGCGACACCGTGCGCGACTACTGGCGCGGGGAGCCGGCCACCCTCGGCGAGTTCGCGTCCCGGCTGACCGGCTCGTCGGACCTGTACGAGGCCACCGGGCGCCGGCCCAGCGCCAGCATCAACTTCGTCACCGCCCACGATGGTTTCACCATGTCAGACCTGGTGTCCTACAACGAGAAGCACAATCTGGCCAACGGCGAGGACAACCGCGACGGCGAAAGCCACAACCGGTCCTGGAACTGCGGCGTGGAGGGCCCCACCGACGATCCGAGGATCCTGGAACTGCGCGGCAGGCAGATGCGCGCGATGATGGCGACCCTGATGGTCAGTCAGGGCACCCCGATGATCAGTCACGGCGACGAGATCGGGCGCACCCAGCTGGGCAACAACAACACCTACTGCCAGGACTCTCCGCTGTCCTGGATGGACTGGTCCATGCGCGACACCAACGCCGACCTGCTGGCCTTCGTCCGCCGGGCGACCGAACTGCGGCGCAACCACCCGGTGTTCCGGCGGCGCCGGTTCTTCAACGGCAAGCCGGTCCACACCGCCGACGAGATCGGCGACATCGCCTGGCTCACCCGCGACGGCCTGGAAATGACCGACGGCGACTGGTATTCCGGTTTCAAGTCGGTGACCGTGTTCCTCAACGGGGCGGCCATCCGCGAACCCAGTCACCTCGGCGAGCGGGTCGTCGACGATTCCTTCCTGCTGTGCTTCAATGCCCACCTGGCCGCGATCCCGGTGGCGATGCCGGATGAGAGCTATGCCCGGCAGTGGACGGCGGCGCTGGACACCTCCGCGCCCGACGGGTTCAGTGATCGGATGCTCGGCGCGGGCGAAACGTTCACGCTGCCCGGCCGGTCGGTGTTGGTCTGGCGGAAGACGGGCTGA
- a CDS encoding acyltransferase family protein produces MATSTPNRPVPPAEPGTPAVMGTRKTGFYRHDLDGLRGVAIGLVALFHVWFGRVSGGVDVFLVLSGFFFGGKLLRTALNPAAPLRPVHQFTRLVRRLLPALILVLAAGAVLTVWIQPQTRWETYADQTLASLGYYQNWELANTAADYLRAGEAVSPLQHIWSMSVQGQFYLAMLILVLGLATLLRPWRGPKLRTVFLVVLIAATVASFVYAIFEHRADQTRAYYDSFARAWELLAGALAGAAVPLVRWPMWLRNVAAFVAMGLILTCGMWINGVKEFPGPWALVPVGATVLMILAAANRQADRRTRDRLPAVSRLMAWSPFVTLGSMAYALYLWHWPLLIFWLAGTGRPHAGFLDGAVILLISGVLAYLTMRFVEEPLRHQNPVPDAPSLARPALRFQFLRPVAALTVVIVALAAGLVGTSIAWSKEVVAQRANNSALATLNPRDYPGARALLRGVRVPKVPMRPTPMEAKDDVPVTTADNCISDFKNVDVIKCVYGDANATRTVALAGGSHAEHWITALDLLGKAHHFKIVTYLKMGCALTTEPVPLIMGNNAPYPECHQWVEKTMTDLVNDQPDFVFTTSTRPWNIKPGDVMPAGYVGIWDILNNAGIPVLAMRDTPWLVKNGNPFFPRDCLSRGGNAVSCGIKRDVVLADTNPTLNYLGEYPVLRPLDMSDAVCRPDFCRAVEGNVLIYHDSHHFTATYMRSMTDELGRQMGEATGWW; encoded by the coding sequence ATGGCTACCTCGACCCCGAATCGGCCGGTTCCGCCCGCCGAGCCTGGCACCCCGGCCGTGATGGGGACCAGGAAGACGGGCTTCTACCGACACGATCTCGACGGCCTTCGCGGTGTGGCCATCGGTCTGGTCGCCCTGTTCCACGTCTGGTTCGGGCGGGTGTCCGGTGGTGTCGACGTCTTCCTGGTGCTCTCCGGCTTCTTCTTCGGCGGGAAACTGCTGCGTACCGCCCTGAACCCGGCGGCGCCGCTGCGGCCCGTGCACCAGTTCACCCGGTTGGTGCGGCGCCTGCTCCCGGCGCTGATCCTGGTGCTCGCCGCGGGCGCGGTGTTGACGGTGTGGATCCAGCCGCAGACCCGGTGGGAAACCTACGCCGACCAGACGCTGGCCAGTCTCGGCTACTACCAGAACTGGGAGTTGGCCAACACCGCCGCGGACTACCTGCGGGCCGGGGAGGCCGTCAGTCCGCTGCAGCACATCTGGTCGATGTCGGTGCAGGGCCAGTTCTACCTGGCGATGCTGATCCTGGTGCTCGGACTGGCAACGCTGCTGCGGCCCTGGCGCGGCCCGAAGCTGCGCACGGTGTTCCTGGTGGTGCTGATCGCGGCGACGGTGGCGTCGTTCGTCTACGCGATCTTCGAGCATCGGGCCGACCAGACCCGCGCCTACTACGACAGCTTCGCGCGCGCCTGGGAACTGCTGGCCGGTGCACTGGCCGGCGCCGCGGTTCCCCTGGTCCGCTGGCCGATGTGGCTGCGTAACGTCGCCGCCTTCGTCGCGATGGGGCTGATCCTGACCTGCGGAATGTGGATCAACGGGGTCAAGGAGTTCCCCGGCCCGTGGGCCCTGGTGCCGGTGGGCGCGACGGTGCTGATGATCCTGGCCGCGGCGAACCGGCAGGCCGACCGTCGCACCCGGGACCGGTTGCCGGCGGTCAGCAGGCTGATGGCGTGGTCGCCGTTCGTGACGCTGGGTTCGATGGCCTATGCGCTGTACCTGTGGCACTGGCCGTTGCTGATCTTCTGGCTGGCCGGGACCGGGCGGCCGCACGCCGGCTTCCTCGACGGCGCCGTCATCCTGCTGATATCGGGTGTGCTGGCGTATCTGACCATGCGGTTCGTGGAGGAGCCGCTGCGGCACCAGAATCCCGTCCCCGACGCGCCGAGCCTGGCCCGGCCGGCGCTGCGATTCCAGTTCCTGCGGCCCGTCGCGGCGCTGACCGTGGTGATCGTTGCCCTGGCGGCCGGCCTGGTGGGCACGTCGATCGCCTGGAGCAAGGAGGTGGTGGCCCAGCGGGCCAACAACTCCGCGCTGGCCACCCTGAATCCGCGGGACTACCCGGGTGCGCGCGCACTGCTGCGCGGTGTCCGGGTGCCGAAGGTGCCGATGCGCCCGACACCGATGGAGGCCAAGGACGACGTACCGGTCACCACCGCCGACAACTGCATCAGCGACTTCAAGAACGTCGACGTCATCAAATGCGTCTACGGCGACGCCAACGCCACCCGGACGGTCGCCCTGGCCGGCGGTTCACACGCCGAGCACTGGATCACCGCACTGGATCTGCTGGGCAAGGCTCACCACTTCAAGATCGTCACCTACCTGAAGATGGGTTGCGCGCTGACCACCGAGCCGGTGCCGTTGATCATGGGCAACAACGCCCCCTACCCCGAATGCCACCAGTGGGTGGAGAAGACCATGACCGATCTGGTCAACGACCAGCCCGACTTCGTCTTCACCACCTCCACCCGGCCGTGGAACATCAAGCCCGGGGACGTGATGCCGGCCGGTTACGTCGGTATCTGGGACATCCTCAACAACGCCGGAATACCGGTGCTGGCCATGCGCGACACGCCGTGGCTGGTGAAGAACGGCAACCCGTTCTTTCCGCGGGATTGCCTGTCCCGCGGCGGAAACGCGGTCTCCTGCGGCATCAAGCGTGACGTGGTGCTGGCCGACACCAATCCGACACTGAACTATCTGGGCGAGTACCCGGTGCTGCGCCCGCTGGACATGAGCGATGCGGTGTGCCGGCCGGACTTCTGCCGCGCCGTTGAGGGCAACGTGCTGATCTACCACGACTCCCACCACTTCACCGCGACCTATATGCGGTCCATGACCGATGAGTTGGGCAGGCAGATGGGCGAGGCCACCGGCTGGTGGTGA
- a CDS encoding adenosylmethionine--8-amino-7-oxononanoate transaminase yields MSASQISAIDAAHIWHPYARIGAAAPGDGGELAPVVATAARGAELTLHHDGREIVALDAMASWWTAVHGHGHPVLDAALTRQLGVLNHVMFGGLTHEPAARLAQLLVQITPEPLQTVFFSDSGSVAVEVAVKMALQYQRARGLTGKHRLMTWRGGYHGDTFTPMSICDPDGGMHTMWNAGEHSLLATQIFAPQVPTHYDPAYSAAFEGQLAAHAAEVAAVVVEPVVQGAGGMRFHDPRYLTDLRAACDRHDVLLVFDEIATGFGRTGELFAADHVGVSPDIMCVGKALTGGYVTLAATLCSTEIAGVISASDDGALMHGPTFMANALACAVSVASVELLIGQDWRARVAEIGDGLRDGLGPVANLPGVADVRTLGAIGVIECDRPVDVAAATRAALDRGVWLRPFRNLIYVMPPFICTPAQIEQITLAMTAAVRALT; encoded by the coding sequence ATGTCCGCGTCCCAGATCAGTGCGATCGACGCCGCGCACATCTGGCATCCGTACGCCCGGATCGGTGCGGCCGCGCCGGGCGACGGCGGCGAGCTGGCCCCCGTCGTGGCCACCGCGGCCCGCGGCGCCGAGCTCACCCTGCACCACGACGGCCGCGAGATCGTCGCCCTCGACGCGATGGCCTCCTGGTGGACGGCGGTGCACGGCCACGGGCACCCGGTCCTCGACGCGGCCCTGACCCGCCAGCTCGGCGTGCTCAACCACGTCATGTTCGGCGGTCTCACCCACGAGCCGGCCGCCCGGCTGGCCCAGCTACTGGTGCAGATCACCCCCGAACCCCTGCAGACCGTGTTCTTCTCCGACTCCGGCTCGGTGGCCGTCGAGGTCGCGGTCAAGATGGCGCTGCAGTATCAGCGGGCCCGCGGACTGACCGGCAAACACCGGCTGATGACCTGGCGCGGCGGCTACCACGGCGACACCTTCACCCCGATGAGCATCTGCGATCCCGACGGCGGCATGCACACCATGTGGAACGCCGGCGAACACTCCCTGCTGGCCACCCAGATCTTCGCGCCGCAGGTCCCCACTCACTACGACCCCGCCTACAGCGCCGCCTTCGAGGGGCAGCTGGCCGCGCACGCCGCCGAGGTCGCCGCCGTCGTCGTCGAACCCGTCGTCCAGGGCGCCGGCGGGATGCGGTTCCACGACCCCCGCTACCTCACCGACCTGCGCGCGGCCTGCGACCGCCACGACGTGCTGCTGGTGTTCGACGAGATCGCCACCGGCTTCGGCCGCACCGGGGAACTGTTCGCCGCCGATCACGTCGGTGTCAGCCCCGACATCATGTGCGTCGGCAAGGCGCTGACCGGCGGGTACGTCACCCTCGCGGCGACCCTGTGCAGCACCGAGATCGCCGGGGTGATCAGCGCCTCGGACGACGGCGCGCTGATGCACGGCCCGACCTTCATGGCCAATGCGCTGGCGTGTGCGGTATCGGTGGCCAGCGTCGAGCTGCTGATCGGACAGGACTGGCGGGCCCGGGTCGCCGAGATCGGCGACGGGCTGCGCGATGGCCTGGGTCCGGTCGCGAACCTGCCCGGGGTGGCCGACGTCCGCACCCTCGGGGCCATCGGGGTCATCGAGTGCGATCGGCCCGTCGACGTCGCCGCTGCCACCCGCGCCGCGTTGGACCGCGGCGTGTGGCTGCGGCCGTTCCGCAACCTGATCTACGTCATGCCGCCGTTCATCTGCACCCCGGCCCAGATCGAGCAGATCACCCTCGCCATGACGGCGGCCGTCCGTGCGTTAACCTGA
- a CDS encoding 8-amino-7-oxononanoate synthase, with translation MTRAALSPLAWLDRVAERRRAANLRRSLRTRGPVGTELDLARNDYLGLTDHPEVIAGAVDAVRTWGAGSTGSRLVTGNTELHERFETELARFVGAESALAFSSGYTANIGAVVALTGTDCLLVSDELNHASLVDAARLSKSRVQINPHRDTAAVEKILAARDEERAVVVTESVFSTDGVLAPLRELHSACRRHGALLLVDEAHGLGVRGAGGQGLVHELGLAGEPDIVVTATMSKALGSQGGVVLGPAAVRAHLIDAARTFIFDTGLAPASVGAALAALGVLERHPELAAAVLDNAAALAGACGADRRPESAVVSVILGDPQRALDAAAAALERGVRVGVFRPPTVPEGTSRLRLTARASLTADELTQAQQVLTDVLRPGS, from the coding sequence GTGACGCGAGCCGCCCTATCGCCACTGGCCTGGCTCGACCGCGTCGCCGAACGCCGCCGCGCCGCGAACCTGCGCCGCAGCCTGCGCACCCGCGGACCCGTCGGGACCGAGCTGGACCTGGCGCGCAACGACTACCTCGGCCTGACCGACCACCCGGAGGTGATCGCCGGCGCCGTCGACGCGGTGCGCACCTGGGGCGCCGGATCCACCGGATCCCGGCTGGTCACCGGCAACACCGAACTGCACGAGCGGTTCGAGACCGAACTGGCCCGATTCGTCGGCGCCGAGTCGGCGCTGGCGTTCTCCAGCGGCTACACCGCCAACATCGGCGCGGTGGTGGCACTGACCGGAACCGACTGCCTACTGGTGTCCGACGAGCTCAACCACGCCTCGCTGGTCGACGCCGCCCGGCTGTCGAAGTCCCGGGTGCAGATCAACCCGCACCGCGACACCGCCGCCGTCGAGAAGATCCTGGCCGCCCGCGACGAGGAACGCGCCGTCGTGGTCACCGAGTCGGTGTTCTCCACCGACGGAGTCCTGGCACCGCTGCGCGAACTGCACAGCGCCTGCCGCCGCCACGGCGCACTGCTGCTGGTCGACGAGGCGCACGGGCTGGGCGTCCGCGGCGCCGGCGGGCAGGGCCTGGTGCACGAGCTCGGCCTGGCCGGGGAACCGGACATCGTCGTCACGGCGACGATGTCCAAGGCGCTGGGCAGCCAGGGCGGCGTGGTGCTCGGCCCGGCGGCCGTGCGTGCCCACCTGATCGACGCCGCCCGGACCTTCATCTTCGACACCGGGCTGGCGCCGGCTTCCGTCGGCGCGGCGCTGGCCGCACTCGGCGTGCTGGAACGCCACCCCGAACTCGCCGCGGCCGTGCTCGACAACGCCGCGGCCCTGGCCGGCGCCTGCGGTGCCGATCGCCGCCCGGAATCGGCCGTCGTCTCGGTCATCCTCGGCGATCCGCAGCGGGCCCTGGACGCGGCGGCGGCGGCCCTGGAGCGCGGTGTGCGAGTCGGGGTGTTCCGGCCGCCAACCGTGCCCGAGGGCACCTCCCGGCTGCGGTTGACCGCCCGCGCCTCGCTGACCGCCGACGAGCTTACCCAGGCGCAGCAGGTGCTGACCGACGTGCTGCGTCCCGGTTCCTGA